A stretch of the Lolium perenne isolate Kyuss_39 chromosome 3, Kyuss_2.0, whole genome shotgun sequence genome encodes the following:
- the LOC127343450 gene encoding uncharacterized protein isoform X1 yields MEFQADGARWPEPRGGSAEAPPPPLEAPSPRFDSSRALRLLRELGRNVTEDLVVLMPNLLSFLKHDDPAVVKQSIASGTNLFAAVLEEMALQINGRGRVDAWLEEMWAWMNQFKDAVCVMMHEPGPIAFKLLAVKFIETWILCLTPQPNSDRIQPIEGNNRRFDPSRLAKFHTSLDPVILEANANRAFILLVDILKSAYAHRGSFLVGTINSLAAIGKNRPVYYDRVLSVLFGFDPSLQTSKGAHSASLRYSLKTAFLGFLRSPCQEMLDSKDILVRRLRALSPGEATEQIIRQVEKLSRNIERASRMNKDEPPPWEMPYGDVSRKNPAPAMAEGIAKRARFDGSACLNPLIQGTPDYSDVKIENDANMGHSSDPTILSTDVSPVEKMIEMIGALLAEGERGAESLGILISSVESDVMADIVIETMKHLPEVPFPLATNKSEPQSNLQSSSSPPTENFPGHTHSLPFTAQLAPSADGVGISPPDALLGPGSTDSKRDPRRDPRRLDPRRTVAPATASAIQVKVETTSMHQTNTLSDIPSVPGKGEKCAEYSGDPPKSEDEEHPSSHPNNQVIVEENSEFLDDAIEPETIFELHAPVEAGFPSDVNDEMDNPLSPEAISNNESDSMDLEVDPFSPVPKTSTPEDTTHELPLLPSHLDLSDSEKITLHILAVRRIIDDYKKNSLDTRFSLLAHLVAQSTADDNIMDLIQRHIIFHYHDQKGHELAMHVLYQLQCVNIADAPESSTSTSEHYEKFFISLAKSLIDSLPASDKSFSKLLCDAPCLPEPLFRLLEGLCMSQGNNQQIKDSEGDRVAQGLGTVWSLILVRPPLRQACLDIVLKCAIHSQDEVRGKAVRLVVKKLCDLTYASEKVEQFATDSLLAIANKHGGETDANFTTSKESTAEQVEVGIQETSVSGSQVPDAGPSESGSTKASLISPKQSAVSEAKRYTSLFFALCTKRPILLRQLFNVYGGSPKVVKQCIHWHIPTLVRNLGSSCPEMLDIIHNPPEGSEELVSLILQTLTEESNPSPNLVVAVKHLYETKLKDASILIPLLSSFPKEEVLPIFPRLVDLPPARFQDALARILQGSAHTGPALTPAEALIAIHEINPEKDKVPLKKVIDACTACFEQRTVFTQQVLEKSLNKLVDNVPIPLLFMRTLIQALDAFPALVDFVMGILSRLVNKQIWKMPKLWVGFLKLAYQTQPRSFDVLLQLPTPQLEIALNKYPNLRPHLSSFVNQRNLHNILPRHTLNVLGFINEPQQAPMPFAPAAMQTADTTSSLPGTTLM; encoded by the exons ATGGAATTCCAGGCGGACGGCGCCCGGTGGCCGGAGCCGCGAGGCGGCTCCgccgaggcgccgccgccgccgctggagGCCCCCTCTCCTCGCTTCGATTCGTCGCGTGCCCTAAG ATTGCTGAGAGAGCTTGGCAGAAATGTAACAGAAGATTTGGTTGTGCTGATGCCAAACTTGCTGTCATTTTTGAAACACGACGATCCTGCAGTTGTTAAGCAATCCATAGCTAGTGGGACAAATTTATTTGCTGCTGTACTGGAAGAGATGGCACTTCAG ATTAACGGGCGTGGAAGAGTTGATGCTTGGCTTGAAGAGATGTGGGCTTGGATGAACCAGTTCAAGGATGCAGTATGTGTTATGATGCATGAG CCTGGTCCTATTGCATTTAAACTACTCGCCGTAAAGTTCATTGAAACATGGATATTGTGCCTCACACCTCAACCCAACAGTGACCGAATACAGCCAATTGAAG GAAACAACCGGAGGTTTGATCCGTCACGATTAGCTAAATTTCATACTAGCCTTGATCCCGTTATTCTGGAAGCCAATGCAAATAGGGCTTTCATCCTCCTTGTGGATATTTTGAAATCAGCGTATGCTCATCGAGGATCCTTCCTAGTTGGCACCATTAATTC TCTTGCAGCTATTGGAAAGAATAGGCCGGTTTATTATGACCGTGTTCTGTCAGTGTTGTTTGGGTTTGACCCTAGTTTGCAGACTTCAAAAGGAGCTCATTCTGCAAGCCTGAGATATTCCCTGAAAACAGCCTTTTTAGGGTTTCTACGGAGTCCTTGCCAAGAAATGCTTGAT TCCAAGGACATACTAGTAAGGCGGCTCCGAGCTCTCAGCCCAGGTGAAGCAACAGAACAGATTATTAGGCAGGTAGAGAAGCTGTCTAGAAATATAGAGCGGGCTTCTCGTATGAACAAG GATGAACCTCCACCATGGGAGATGCCTTACGGAGATGTTAGTCGAAAGAATCCTGCTCCTGCTATGGCCGAGGGAATAGCTAAGAGAGCAAGATTTGATGGCTCTGCATGTTTGAATCCGCTAATCCAGGGAACACCTGATTATTCAGATGTGAAGATTGAAAATGATGCAAATATGGGTCATTCCTCTGACCCTACTATCTTGAGTACTGATGTATCTCCTGTTGAGAAGATGATTGAAATGATAGGCGCTTTACTTGCTGAAGGGGAAAGAGGAGCTGAATCCCTTGGTATTCTCATCTCATCGGTAGAGTCAGACGTCATGGCTGACATTGTAATTGAAACAATGAAGCATCTACCAGAAGTACCATTTCCATTAGCTACAAATAAGAGTGAACCGCAATCAAATTTGCAATCTTCCTCCAGCCCCCCTACAGAGAACTTTCCAGGCCATACACACTCTTTGCCCTTTACAGCACAATTAGCACCATCTGCAGATGGAGTAGGCATTTCACCACCTGATGCCCTTCTCGGTCCTGGTTCTACTGATTCGAAGCGTGACCCAAGAAGA GATCCTCGTCGCCTTGATCCACGGCGAACAGTTGCACCTGCTACTGCTAGTGCCATACAGGTGAAGGTGGAAACCACTAGCATGCATCAGACAAATACTTTGTCAGATATACCTTCTGTTCCTGGGAAGGGTGAAAAATGTGCAGAATATTCAGGAGACCCACCTAAAAGTGAAGATGAGGAGCATCCATCTTCTCATCCTAATAATCAAGTAATTGTCGAAGAGAACTCTGAGTTTTTGGATGATGCCATAGAACCAGAGACAATTTTTGAATTGCACGCACCAGTGGAAGCCGGATTTCCTTCTGATGTCAATGACGAGATGGACAATCCATTGTCACCAGAAGCTATTTCAAACAATGAATCTGATAGTATGGATTTGGAGGTTGATCCCTTTTCACCAGTCCCCAAGACATCAACACCAGAGGATACTACTCATGAGTTGCCACTTCTTCCATCTCATTTGGATTTGAGTGACAGTGAGAAGATCACATTGCATATATTAGCTGTTAGGCGGATAATTGATGATTACAAGAAAAATAGCCTGGATACAAGATTTTCTTTGCTTGCTCATTTGGTTGCTCAg AGTACTGCTGATGATAATATCATGGATTTGATTCAGAGGCACATTATCTTCCATTATCATGACCAGAAG GGTCACGAACTGGCTATGCATGTGTTGTATCAGCTGCAGTGTGTCAATATTGCCGACGCACCAGAAAGTTCCACATCTACTTCTGAACATTACGAGAAGTTCTTTATATCACTT GCAAAGTCCTTGATTGATTCGTTACCCGCCTCAGATAAATCTTTTAGTAAACTTCTGTGTGATGCCCCATGTTTGCCTGAGCCTCTGTTTAGATTACTTGAGGGTCTTTGTATGTCACAAGGCAACAACCAACAAATAAAGGACAGCGAGGGTGACCGTGTTGCCCAAGGCCTCGGAACAGTATGGAGTCTTATTTTAGTGCGGCCTCCACTTCGTCAAGCTTGCTTGGATATTGTTCTGAAG TGTGCCATTCACTCTCAAGATGAAGTCCGAGGAAAAGCGGTTAGATTG GTTGTGAAAAAGCTCTGTGATCTGACATATGCATCAGAAAAAGTCGAGCAGTTTGCCACAGATAGTCTTCTGGCAATTGCTAATAAGCATGGCGGGGAGACAGATGCTAATTTCACAACCTCAAAAGAATCTACAGCCGAG CAGGTTGAAGTAGGCATCCAGGAAACTTCAGTTAGTGGCTCCCAGGTTCCCGATGCTGGACCTTCTGAAAGTGGATCTACCAAGGCCTCGTTGATTTCACCTAAACAATCAGCAGTATCTGAGGCCAAACGCTATACTTCATTGTTTTTTGCACTTTGCACAAAG AGACCCATTCTTCTTCGACAGTTGTTCAATGTCTATGGAGGGTCTCCAAAAGTTGTCAAACAG TGTATCCATTGGCATATACCCACCCTTGTAAGAAATCTGGGATCCTCATGTCCTGAAATGCTGGACATTATTCATAATCCACCTGAAGGCAGTGAAGAACTTGTTAGCCTG ATACTTCAAACACTGACGGAAGAATCAAATCCTTCACCCAACCTGGTTGTGGCTGTTAAACATCTGTATGAGACCAAGCTGAAG GATGCATCTATTCTCATTCCATTGCTATCCTCATTTCCGAAGGAAGAG GTGCTACCCATATTTCCTAGACTAGTTGATCTCCCACCTGCCAGATTCCAAGATGCACTTGCTCGGATATTGCAG GGATCTGCTCATACTGGTCCAGCGTTAACCCCTGCCGAAGCTCTGATTGCAATCCATGAAATTAATCCAGAAAAGGACAAAGTTCCCCTAAAGAAG GTCATAGATGCTTGCACTGCTTGCTTTGAGCAGCGCACGGTATTTACTCAGCAAGTTCTGGAGAAGTCATTGAATAAATTG GTTGATAATGTTCCGATTCCTCTTCTTTTTATGAGGACTCTTATTCAAGC
- the LOC127343450 gene encoding uncharacterized protein isoform X2, with the protein MEFQADGARWPEPRGGSAEAPPPPLEAPSPRFDSSRALRLLRELGRNVTEDLVVLMPNLLSFLKHDDPAVVKQSIASGTNLFAAVLEEMALQINGRGRVDAWLEEMWAWMNQFKDAVCVMMHEPGPIAFKLLAVKFIETWILCLTPQPNSDRIQPIEGNNRRFDPSRLAKFHTSLDPVILEANANRAFILLVDILKSAYAHRGSFLVGTINSLAAIGKNRPVYYDRVLSVLFGFDPSLQTSKGAHSASLRYSLKTAFLGFLRSPCQEMLDSKDILVRRLRALSPGEATEQIIRQVEKLSRNIERASRMNKDEPPPWEMPYGDVSRKNPAPAMAEGIAKRARFDGSACLNPLIQGTPDYSDVKIENDANMGHSSDPTILSTDVSPVEKMIEMIGALLAEGERGAESLGILISSVESDVMADIVIETMKHLPEVPFPLATNKSEPQSNLQSSSSPPTENFPGHTHSLPFTAQLAPSADGVGISPPDALLGPGSTDSKRDPRRDPRRLDPRRTVAPATASAIQVKVETTSMHQTNTLSDIPSVPGKGEKCAEYSGDPPKSEDEEHPSSHPNNQVIVEENSEFLDDAIEPETIFELHAPVEAGFPSDVNDEMDNPLSPEAISNNESDSMDLEVDPFSPVPKTSTPEDTTHELPLLPSHLDLSDSEKITLHILAVRRIIDDYKKNSLDTRFSLLAHLVAQSTADDNIMDLIQRHIIFHYHDQKGHELAMHVLYQLQCVNIADAPESSTSTSEHYEKFFISLAKSLIDSLPASDKSFSKLLCDAPCLPEPLFRLLEGLCMSQGNNQQIKDSEGDRVAQGLGTVWSLILVRPPLRQACLDIVLKCAIHSQDEVRGKAVRLVVKKLCDLTYASEKVEQFATDSLLAIANKHGGETDANFTTSKESTAEVEVGIQETSVSGSQVPDAGPSESGSTKASLISPKQSAVSEAKRYTSLFFALCTKRPILLRQLFNVYGGSPKVVKQCIHWHIPTLVRNLGSSCPEMLDIIHNPPEGSEELVSLILQTLTEESNPSPNLVVAVKHLYETKLKDASILIPLLSSFPKEEVLPIFPRLVDLPPARFQDALARILQGSAHTGPALTPAEALIAIHEINPEKDKVPLKKVIDACTACFEQRTVFTQQVLEKSLNKLVDNVPIPLLFMRTLIQALDAFPALVDFVMGILSRLVNKQIWKMPKLWVGFLKLAYQTQPRSFDVLLQLPTPQLEIALNKYPNLRPHLSSFVNQRNLHNILPRHTLNVLGFINEPQQAPMPFAPAAMQTADTTSSLPGTTLM; encoded by the exons ATGGAATTCCAGGCGGACGGCGCCCGGTGGCCGGAGCCGCGAGGCGGCTCCgccgaggcgccgccgccgccgctggagGCCCCCTCTCCTCGCTTCGATTCGTCGCGTGCCCTAAG ATTGCTGAGAGAGCTTGGCAGAAATGTAACAGAAGATTTGGTTGTGCTGATGCCAAACTTGCTGTCATTTTTGAAACACGACGATCCTGCAGTTGTTAAGCAATCCATAGCTAGTGGGACAAATTTATTTGCTGCTGTACTGGAAGAGATGGCACTTCAG ATTAACGGGCGTGGAAGAGTTGATGCTTGGCTTGAAGAGATGTGGGCTTGGATGAACCAGTTCAAGGATGCAGTATGTGTTATGATGCATGAG CCTGGTCCTATTGCATTTAAACTACTCGCCGTAAAGTTCATTGAAACATGGATATTGTGCCTCACACCTCAACCCAACAGTGACCGAATACAGCCAATTGAAG GAAACAACCGGAGGTTTGATCCGTCACGATTAGCTAAATTTCATACTAGCCTTGATCCCGTTATTCTGGAAGCCAATGCAAATAGGGCTTTCATCCTCCTTGTGGATATTTTGAAATCAGCGTATGCTCATCGAGGATCCTTCCTAGTTGGCACCATTAATTC TCTTGCAGCTATTGGAAAGAATAGGCCGGTTTATTATGACCGTGTTCTGTCAGTGTTGTTTGGGTTTGACCCTAGTTTGCAGACTTCAAAAGGAGCTCATTCTGCAAGCCTGAGATATTCCCTGAAAACAGCCTTTTTAGGGTTTCTACGGAGTCCTTGCCAAGAAATGCTTGAT TCCAAGGACATACTAGTAAGGCGGCTCCGAGCTCTCAGCCCAGGTGAAGCAACAGAACAGATTATTAGGCAGGTAGAGAAGCTGTCTAGAAATATAGAGCGGGCTTCTCGTATGAACAAG GATGAACCTCCACCATGGGAGATGCCTTACGGAGATGTTAGTCGAAAGAATCCTGCTCCTGCTATGGCCGAGGGAATAGCTAAGAGAGCAAGATTTGATGGCTCTGCATGTTTGAATCCGCTAATCCAGGGAACACCTGATTATTCAGATGTGAAGATTGAAAATGATGCAAATATGGGTCATTCCTCTGACCCTACTATCTTGAGTACTGATGTATCTCCTGTTGAGAAGATGATTGAAATGATAGGCGCTTTACTTGCTGAAGGGGAAAGAGGAGCTGAATCCCTTGGTATTCTCATCTCATCGGTAGAGTCAGACGTCATGGCTGACATTGTAATTGAAACAATGAAGCATCTACCAGAAGTACCATTTCCATTAGCTACAAATAAGAGTGAACCGCAATCAAATTTGCAATCTTCCTCCAGCCCCCCTACAGAGAACTTTCCAGGCCATACACACTCTTTGCCCTTTACAGCACAATTAGCACCATCTGCAGATGGAGTAGGCATTTCACCACCTGATGCCCTTCTCGGTCCTGGTTCTACTGATTCGAAGCGTGACCCAAGAAGA GATCCTCGTCGCCTTGATCCACGGCGAACAGTTGCACCTGCTACTGCTAGTGCCATACAGGTGAAGGTGGAAACCACTAGCATGCATCAGACAAATACTTTGTCAGATATACCTTCTGTTCCTGGGAAGGGTGAAAAATGTGCAGAATATTCAGGAGACCCACCTAAAAGTGAAGATGAGGAGCATCCATCTTCTCATCCTAATAATCAAGTAATTGTCGAAGAGAACTCTGAGTTTTTGGATGATGCCATAGAACCAGAGACAATTTTTGAATTGCACGCACCAGTGGAAGCCGGATTTCCTTCTGATGTCAATGACGAGATGGACAATCCATTGTCACCAGAAGCTATTTCAAACAATGAATCTGATAGTATGGATTTGGAGGTTGATCCCTTTTCACCAGTCCCCAAGACATCAACACCAGAGGATACTACTCATGAGTTGCCACTTCTTCCATCTCATTTGGATTTGAGTGACAGTGAGAAGATCACATTGCATATATTAGCTGTTAGGCGGATAATTGATGATTACAAGAAAAATAGCCTGGATACAAGATTTTCTTTGCTTGCTCATTTGGTTGCTCAg AGTACTGCTGATGATAATATCATGGATTTGATTCAGAGGCACATTATCTTCCATTATCATGACCAGAAG GGTCACGAACTGGCTATGCATGTGTTGTATCAGCTGCAGTGTGTCAATATTGCCGACGCACCAGAAAGTTCCACATCTACTTCTGAACATTACGAGAAGTTCTTTATATCACTT GCAAAGTCCTTGATTGATTCGTTACCCGCCTCAGATAAATCTTTTAGTAAACTTCTGTGTGATGCCCCATGTTTGCCTGAGCCTCTGTTTAGATTACTTGAGGGTCTTTGTATGTCACAAGGCAACAACCAACAAATAAAGGACAGCGAGGGTGACCGTGTTGCCCAAGGCCTCGGAACAGTATGGAGTCTTATTTTAGTGCGGCCTCCACTTCGTCAAGCTTGCTTGGATATTGTTCTGAAG TGTGCCATTCACTCTCAAGATGAAGTCCGAGGAAAAGCGGTTAGATTG GTTGTGAAAAAGCTCTGTGATCTGACATATGCATCAGAAAAAGTCGAGCAGTTTGCCACAGATAGTCTTCTGGCAATTGCTAATAAGCATGGCGGGGAGACAGATGCTAATTTCACAACCTCAAAAGAATCTACAGCCGAG GTTGAAGTAGGCATCCAGGAAACTTCAGTTAGTGGCTCCCAGGTTCCCGATGCTGGACCTTCTGAAAGTGGATCTACCAAGGCCTCGTTGATTTCACCTAAACAATCAGCAGTATCTGAGGCCAAACGCTATACTTCATTGTTTTTTGCACTTTGCACAAAG AGACCCATTCTTCTTCGACAGTTGTTCAATGTCTATGGAGGGTCTCCAAAAGTTGTCAAACAG TGTATCCATTGGCATATACCCACCCTTGTAAGAAATCTGGGATCCTCATGTCCTGAAATGCTGGACATTATTCATAATCCACCTGAAGGCAGTGAAGAACTTGTTAGCCTG ATACTTCAAACACTGACGGAAGAATCAAATCCTTCACCCAACCTGGTTGTGGCTGTTAAACATCTGTATGAGACCAAGCTGAAG GATGCATCTATTCTCATTCCATTGCTATCCTCATTTCCGAAGGAAGAG GTGCTACCCATATTTCCTAGACTAGTTGATCTCCCACCTGCCAGATTCCAAGATGCACTTGCTCGGATATTGCAG GGATCTGCTCATACTGGTCCAGCGTTAACCCCTGCCGAAGCTCTGATTGCAATCCATGAAATTAATCCAGAAAAGGACAAAGTTCCCCTAAAGAAG GTCATAGATGCTTGCACTGCTTGCTTTGAGCAGCGCACGGTATTTACTCAGCAAGTTCTGGAGAAGTCATTGAATAAATTG GTTGATAATGTTCCGATTCCTCTTCTTTTTATGAGGACTCTTATTCAAGC
- the LOC127338543 gene encoding small polypeptide DEVIL 4-like yields the protein MSYPEEKSLDCSVRMSKPRIQGKQRGGLGRVLREHKARLYIIRRCVVMLLCHHD from the coding sequence ATGTCGTATCCTGAAGAGAAATCGCTTGATTGTTCAGTCAGGATGAGCAAGCCAAGGATCCAAGGCAAGCAGAGAGGGGGCCTCGGCAGGGTGCTGAGAGAGCACAAGGCGAGGCTGTACATCATCCGGCGATGCGTGGTCATGCTGCTCTGCCACCACGACTAG